The following nucleotide sequence is from Euleptes europaea isolate rEulEur1 chromosome 3, rEulEur1.hap1, whole genome shotgun sequence.
AGTGGAAAAGGCAGATTGGTGCCACACCAATGTAATTAGGATGTTGAGGTGCCAAAAGCTGACATTCACTGGCCCTAACCTTGGTAAGTTTATCAAGGGGGCAGACAAGTCACAGAACCAGGAGGAGCTGGGTTATCTCTGTGCTTATGGGCTCAACAGGTTCACCCACAACCAATTGAAAGTAATCTGGGCATCTTTAAATGGCATGGGCATGCCACTATGCTGTGGTGAATTCAGTAGCCAACCTCTCTGCCCACCACCTGAACTCTGGCCCACAGCTTGCAAATTTACTTGTAGAGGTAATAAAGGCTTTTCTTTATATGGGCTGCtataatttgtgtgtgtatagCACTGATAAGAGAATATCTGAGATATTCCATTGGATTCACACTCCAATTTCTGCAGTCAAGACAATGAGATCTACCTCACACAAATATGTGTGTGATTTTTCATTCCAGCACTACTTTGGAGGTGCTCCGCTTAAGTAACTTCTATGAATTTGTAAAAAGCAACCATTTGCAAGGAATAATTCACCCATGGTATGCTGTAAATGTCAACACAGGGCTGGTTAATGCTTGTCATTCTGCACTTTATCTGATGGCACTGGGGCTGTTAAGAATTTTATTGGGGACAGATCATCAAGTTCGAGTTTtaaggagagggaaaaaaatctaCTCTGAGAGAAGCTAAGGAAATGCACATCCCCTGTCTAAtgagattttaaaagaaaaccagAGGCTGGTGGAGTTCTCATTAATACGGCAGTTGAAGCTGTTCTTAAAGGCTCTCTCAAGCTGCTTATTCcaactccctccttccctctttaattttgttttctgCATATTGTTTAAGAGCAGGTGAAGATTTAAACACAGGCTAAATTCCTACATCAGTGGGCAGACCACACTTTGGCCGCTGGGAATGCTGGAGATTCACTCCCTGCCCCACTCTTTTACACAGATCCCCACCTCCGTTTCTTTCATTAACTGTGACACCTAAATCATGCTAAGGTGGTAACTGATAATAGCATGTCTCCAAACTGGAATCAGAAATCCACCAAACTATACTTTCAATTCTGGTTCGGGGTGGGGAATGGGCTCGCTACTGATAGTGGCTCTGCCTCGGAACCAAGCTAGACACAACAAGGGAAGAACCCTGAACGGATCTTCAGTGGTGTTGTCTTTTCAAGATGGAAACAGCAGCTGCACAAGACTGCAGGCAGTGGTCTGGGTGGAGAGCACAAGTAACCCTTCGGCCCTCACATGGCTCTAgcataggggtccccaacctgtgGGCCCCTCAGGACCCTGCACAGGGTAGTGGGtggaaccacaaaatggctgccacaggagactgAGCCCACAGGACACAGAGGAAGCCCCAagcgcaggggagaagagggacaattttaaaaataccctGGGAAAGGAGactgagagaataaaaccaacactgtaccgggagctgccactgaaacatttTAATCTGCCCGGCCAATTGGATCTCCAGTGGTCACTCAGAAACCCTGTCGGTCAAGTGCTCcaaccattttctaaaaacactcggtgggcaccaggaaaggtgctggtgggcaccatgttggggaccctgttCTAACAGATAAAGCCATGAATATCACCTGTGCTGTTAATTACCCCTCGAAGGGGGACCATGACTATTAACAGTATATATATTTGCATAGGGAGGGGCTGGTCTCTATCGGTGGAAGTGCACCAAGCAGACtgaattcccccctctcccttcctccccagaACTGCTCTGATCCAAATCAGAGCACCCACACTGGGGTTATTTGCATTTTTGAAGTGCTGGAATGATCTGCCACCCTTACATTTAGCTGAGCCCAATGTGGCCATCATAGAAAGCCCCGGTATTCACAAGCCAAGAAACATCCAAAAAGAATTTGCCCACAAAAGGAGCAAACTCATTTCAAAACCCCAACCAGGTGGCTCGACCATGTCTGAGCACACAACAGAGAAAATTCACATTTTAAGCATTCATTTTACCTGCCGCCACCCCATCATACCTGCCCCTTCTAATCCCATGCAAAAGAGCACTGCTTTCATCTTGTAATAAAGCTTCATGTGGTCCAGCTGATAACACCAAACTGGGACCAGAAAACAGACACAGAACAATTCTTGTGGAAGAAACCAGGTGGCCAGAATGAACCGAAAGGAGATAAATGCTGCATAAGCAATTAACAGACAGACTCGAGGCAAAAAATactatggcaaaaaaaaaaaacccatttcatCAGCTGCAATCTGGTCTATGAACACTCATGGCAGTCTTGGAGGGGGCCTTTGAAGTTAGTCCACAAAACAGTCTACAAAATTGTTAGTGTCTGTGCTCATGCTATGCTGATCATCTGTGGCCTACAACAAGAGGATTTTTACTCTCTGGAGGGAATTTATAATGCTACCAATGGCCAGCACAGTAGATATTCAATGGCCTGATCTAAGGTACCGCAAGACACCGCTGAAGAAGGTTACTGTTGGAGAAGTTCTTGTGTAAAGGAGTTACCTGCCCGGCAATCCTGTCCAGATCTCTCTGCCCCTGTGGAGTAAGTTTGCGACCTCTGAAATAAAACCAACAAACAAGATTAGCAACATTCAAGTCAGAGCATCCTCACCAGTGTGAGGACTGTGTAATCGTGCCCCAATTATGGTCTCCCAGCAGATTATGTTCCCCAATACCCCAAACATATACCTGTTTTCAtgcctctgctcccctccagtaAGTAAAAGTCATCCCAAATCTGGTTTCCCCTACCAACGCACAGGCACATATAGAGAAGTTATCCTACCCTCAATGCAACATGCTGAAAGATCACAAAACAGACCAATATTGGggagacatagtttatctagatttcagtaaggcttttgataaggttccacatagtattctagttgacaaattgggaaaatgtggttagattctattactgttaggtgaatctgtaattggttgacagatcgcacccaaagagtgctttgattcctcatccacttggagagatgtgactagtggagttcctcagggatctgtaatgggccctgtgctgttcaacatctttataaatgatttggatgaaggaatagaggggatgcttattaaatttgcagatgatactaaattgggaggggtagcaactacggtagaagacagagccaagatacaggatgatcctgacaggctggagaattgggctacaactaataaaatgcacttcaacgaagacaaatgtaaagttctgcatttaggcaggaaaaatcaaatgcataattataggatgggggagacttgtctgagcagtagtgtttggggaaaggatcttggggtcttagtagaccaaacactgaacatgagtcagcagtgtgatgtggtagctaaaaaggcaaatgtggtcttgggctgcattaacagaagtatagtgtccagatcacacgaagtgatggtatcgctttactctgttctggttagacctcacctagagtactgtgttcagttttgggcaccacaatttaagaaagatgtagacaagttggaacatgtccagaggagggcaacaaaaatggtgaggggtctggagaccaagtcctatgaggaaaggatgaaggagctgggtatgttcagcctgaagaggagaagactgagaggggatatgataaccatcttcaaatacttgaagggctgtcatagaggatggtgccgagttattttatgttgccccagaaggttggaccagaaccaacgggttgaaattaaatcaaaagagtttccgtctagacattaggaagaattttctaacagttaagagcaattcctcagtggaacaggcttcctcgggaggtggtaagctctccttccctgaaggtttttaagaagaggttagatggctgtcAGCAAtattgattctgtgaccttaggcggatgatgagagggaaggcatcttggccatcttctggtcactagggatgtgtgggtgggtggaggtagttgtgaatttcctgcattgtgcagggggttggactagatgaccctggtggtcccttccaactctatgattctatgagactcACGACGAGTGATTTaagatgtggaatttgctgccagaggatgtagtgatggccacaggcatagatagctttaaaaggggattggacagatttgtggaggagaggtctatcagtggcgaCTAAtcaacctttgaataccagagcCAAgaggggaaaggcctcagcctctatgccctggtgttgcacctccagaggaactggttggtccctgtctgagacaggatgctggactagatggaccactggtcggatccagcaggactctATGTTCTTGCTCTCTGTCTGGTGTCAAACACGGCACTTATGGGCaaaactgccctgagcctgaaTATAAAAAACTGGAACAAACAAAGTGCACAACGGCCCTTCATGGCTGTTATGATACTGACATTAGTTTCCTTCCTCCATACACTTTTTGACTTAGGACCCCGTGTTGGACGAGGCTTCACATCTTCCGGAAACTCACCCATCCTGGTCTTTCTCCACCATCTTGAGCCCCTCCAGAGCCTGAAGGACCCTCCTGGCAACGCTCTTGGAGCCCCGGCTGAAGTGGCTGGGCATCACGCCGTTGCGCTGGCGGCCCCCATAGATCTTGGTCATGGAGCCAACTCCAGCACCACCACGAAGGTACAGGTGCCGAGCCGTGGATGCTAAAAGAAAACCATACGCAGATTTTTAAAGAGCCATTATTTATCTGACCCTTACAACCTGGTGATTTCAATCTTTATATTCTAGCATAAGTCCCAGTACAGCAAGCACAGAAGCAAATTCGGCAAACTGCCCCATCTCCAAAAACCTACgtttttgccccccaccccaatgtcaTTCAGAGCACTCAAGGGTTTTCCTGACACCTGGCTACTTTTAACTGCCAGCTACAGCCTTCTCATGTGAGCGGCTCTAGGATCTGAGCGGGACCTGCACGACCTTGGCTGCCTGAGATTGCAGAACCCGTCTTTCAGAGCCTGCTGCTCGCTGCAGCCCACCCTGCACCAGTCACCTGACTCAGCAGACAGCTCCCACGAGAGAAGAAAGCAGCTGAGAGCAGGAACTGACGGAAGATGATGCGGTTCGTGAGTATTGAGAGGTTACCACCAACCACTAGCTGCTGCCAGTGAAGGAGTAGGAGCTCAGGGGGAGGAAAAGACTCCACAGAGAAGGACACCAACAGGGCACCACGAGTTAGGACCCAGGAGGAAGACATGGTGCTGAAATCCTGCATTTACGAGAACAAAACTACGGGTAGTAAGGAAAGGAATGCGAAGGATAGAAGAGCCCTTTTTAAACAACCACCATGGCTGCTTGGACAAACCACTTGACTTCCCTTTGAGCAAACTGCTAAGGAACAGACAAAACAAAGGCAGCAGGAGGCTATATGCCCGCAAGCCAACAGCCTGTCTTCCAACCCCCCACATCCCATTTGAACGGTTTCAGCAGCGTGATGACGATTGGGAGCGCTGTGCTTAATAGGCATCGCCACAGCAGAAGCAGCAAAGAGAATAAGAAGACATGTCCGGCTTTAGGGCTTCCACGCAAACCCCTAGCCACAACAGAAGTACGTTTAAAAGCCAGACAagaaacagcagaaaattgcTCGGTATTATTCACCATGAATGCGCACAGATGTGCACGTCTGAGAAGGCAGCCAAACACCAGGGAAGGAACGAGGCAACATCTCCATGCCGACTAAACTCTAAAGCTCTCCAACTGTTACGCGGAGGCTTCTGAAGTCAAGAACAAAACTATCTGGGGCCTCTCAGGAGGGAAGAGACAGATTGCTTGGCTGGCTACCAGGACTCGCTGGAGCTCTTTTTCTTGGGGTAGGGGCACCAGGCAAAAGCAACCGACTCAGGCAGAAATAATAGGAGTTACGTCGCTGAATATGATCACTTGACGCATTGGGGGGAGCAGCCaaatcctgccccccaccccatgcaacaGTCTGCGCTTCAAAACATTGGCAGTCTCATTTTGAGAACAACCATCTCCAGAGAAGATTTAAGTGACCTGGAGAAACAAAGCAAACAAGCAAAACATTCCTTATAGGAATGTAATAAAAGCCCAATTTCAAATACAGTCCAAGGAAGTGAGAACTTGAACAAGGTATTGCTGTACATGCCCAGTTGTCTCGTTAAACCTGGGCCTTAAGCCACTGTGTAGCCACTTGGGCTACAGGTAGCAGCTAAGGAACCAATTTGGAACCAGACACTGGGCATGTGCAACATAGCATGAAGCTAGCTCCTACTTGATTGCCCGCATCATGGACCGAAGCTCAATGCATACCTGTAGCAAGAACACCCAGCACTGAAGCATAATAACCTCTGGCAGAGAATTATCTAATAGT
It contains:
- the RPS19 gene encoding 40S ribosomal protein S19, with amino-acid sequence MPGVTVKDVNQQEFVRALAAFLKKSGKLKVPEWVDTVKLAKHKELAPYDENWFYTRAASTARHLYLRGGAGVGSMTKIYGGRQRNGVMPSHFSRGSKSVARRVLQALEGLKMVEKDQDGGRKLTPQGQRDLDRIAGQVAAASKKH